The sequence below is a genomic window from Nostoc flagelliforme CCNUN1.
GCGTTCACCTATAACGTTAGTGGTAACAGGTCTGAACACGGGTGCTGATGGAATGGCACTAAGAAAAGAGAAAATCGTTGAGGCAGCAGGGGTGCAGAGGAGCGGAGGAGCAGGGGAGAAAGAAGAAGTTTTAGGCATTGCGTTCGGGTATTTAGAAATTCCCCTCTGCACCCCTGCACCCCTGCCTCTCTGCAATCCTTACGCTGCATACTCTTCAGCTTAACTTAGTGGCATTCGGTGCTGATGCTTGGTTTGTGCGGTGCGATCGCCCAAGCCCTTGGATTGCGTTGTCTGCTCTCCAGCCGGCTTCTAAAAGATAGTGCGATCGCCGCCGACGATTCGCAGCATTTAGATCAGCATGATAACTTCTGCCTGTCCCACCAGCGTCACTGAAGATGAGGATTTGTTTGTCACCCTGCATGAATGCAGCAGTTTCAGCAATATTCGCGCCACTACCCCGTGAATCAACAAACAAACGCCTGGAATCATCCTTGA
It includes:
- a CDS encoding strawberry notch C-terminal domain-containing protein, with product MRDALVDKLASLDPIPGALEQLLWHFGHKQVAEVTGRSKRVLKDDSRRLFVDSRGSGANIAETAAFMQGDKQILIFSDAGGTGRSYHADLNAANRRRRSHYLLEAGWRADNAIQGLGRSHRTNQASAPNATKLS